One region of Flavobacterium sp. GSB-24 genomic DNA includes:
- a CDS encoding efflux RND transporter periplasmic adaptor subunit, with protein sequence MKRIILFAGFMAAVCLTSCTAKKEEKEEAEKFTVTNPVKLDTSFTKEYVSQIKSVRNIEIRAQEKGFLQNIYVDEGQFVKKGQLLFKIMPNMYQSELLKAQAEQKSVEIELQNSKLLADKNIVSKNELSVAQAKLQSAKAEVALAKLHLSFTEIRAPFDGTIDRIPLKLGSLIDEGELLTSLSDNSQMFAYFNVSEPEYISYETNVKDRADNKVNLVLANGDIFKEKGNVEVIESEFNNETGNIAFRARFPNSGKLLRNGETGQVQMLVPLKNAIVIPQKATYEIQDKKYVFVVDKNDKVSSREITITGEIPDLYVIKSGLNENDKILLEGVQKVKENDKIKYEFESPKKVINNLRLKAE encoded by the coding sequence ATGAAAAGAATCATCTTGTTCGCGGGCTTTATGGCCGCGGTGTGCTTAACCAGTTGTACAGCAAAAAAAGAAGAAAAAGAAGAAGCGGAAAAGTTTACAGTAACTAATCCCGTAAAACTTGACACTTCATTTACAAAAGAATATGTTTCGCAGATTAAATCTGTACGAAACATTGAAATCCGCGCCCAGGAAAAAGGGTTTTTACAAAACATTTATGTTGATGAAGGACAGTTTGTAAAAAAAGGACAGCTGTTGTTTAAAATTATGCCAAACATGTATCAGTCTGAATTGCTTAAAGCTCAGGCAGAACAAAAATCAGTAGAAATTGAATTACAAAATTCAAAACTATTGGCAGATAAAAATATCGTTTCTAAAAACGAATTAAGTGTAGCTCAGGCAAAATTGCAGTCTGCAAAAGCTGAAGTTGCTCTTGCAAAACTTCACTTATCATTTACAGAAATCAGAGCTCCATTTGATGGAACAATCGATAGAATTCCATTAAAATTAGGAAGTTTAATTGATGAAGGCGAATTACTGACAAGTCTTTCAGACAACAGTCAGATGTTTGCCTATTTCAATGTTTCGGAGCCAGAATATATCAGCTATGAAACAAATGTAAAAGATCGTGCAGATAATAAAGTGAATTTAGTTTTGGCTAACGGAGACATTTTTAAAGAAAAAGGAAATGTTGAAGTTATCGAAAGTGAGTTTAACAACGAAACAGGAAATATTGCTTTTAGAGCAAGATTCCCAAATTCTGGTAAATTACTTAGAAACGGTGAAACAGGACAAGTACAAATGCTGGTTCCTCTTAAGAATGCAATTGTAATTCCGCAAAAAGCGACTTACGAAATTCAGGATAAAAAATATGTTTTTGTTGTGGATAAAAATGATAAGGTAAGCTCTAGAGAAATCACTATTACAGGTGAAATCCCTGATTTATATGTGATCAAAAGCGGACTTAATGAAAATGATAAAATTTTACTTGAAGGTGTTCAGAAAGTAAAAGAGAATGATAAAATTAAATACGAATTTGAATCTCCTAAAAAGGTTATCAATAACCTGCGCTTAAAAGCAGAGTAA
- a CDS encoding GNAT family N-acetyltransferase, whose translation MEIKTINASDTWQIRHEVMWPDQPFEFVQLEEDNLGLHYGAYENDKLLSIVSCFITGEEMQFRKLATLAEYQGRGIASALLNHIFTAAREKEIKKVWCNARAEKKQFYEKFGMVDTGELFTKAGQEFVIMQIVF comes from the coding sequence ATGGAAATTAAAACAATAAATGCATCCGATACGTGGCAGATCAGACATGAGGTGATGTGGCCAGACCAGCCTTTTGAATTTGTGCAGCTCGAAGAAGATAATTTAGGATTGCATTATGGTGCTTATGAGAATGATAAATTACTTTCAATAGTGTCTTGTTTTATTACGGGAGAAGAGATGCAGTTTCGAAAATTAGCCACTTTAGCCGAATATCAAGGCAGAGGAATTGCATCGGCATTATTGAACCACATTTTTACGGCAGCGAGAGAAAAGGAAATAAAAAAAGTTTGGTGCAATGCAAGGGCAGAAAAAAAACAATTTTATGAAAAATTCGGTATGGTTGATACTGGAGAGCTTTTCACAAAGGCAGGACAGGAATTTGTAATTATGCAGATCGTCTTTTAA